In a genomic window of Blastocatellia bacterium:
- a CDS encoding multicopper oxidase domain-containing protein codes for MANPRDIQRALYNRLELVKAGLTRRDLIKMGLMTGAGVLIPKGGLTHAQTTSSWGSGSGCYSNCSPGCSPQPARVFVDPLPIPPVLPARSLTDAGLQFGAPPQRCPNNAINSATGLPYEGRGQSNGSLISGSDCFQFFNQYPVQQYFVQRIRANTNFRMTSDTNIPAQTIWGFNQGGSSASDVALFPGPTIVTRYQQPWLVRRFNELPIQSQNGGFGVPEISTHLHNFHTAPESDGGPCRWFFRGQYFDYYYTAQQAGFASDHQPNGDINESLSTLWYHDHRIDHTAENTYKGMEGFHLMFNQFDTGDESSGFHLPSFPAYDIPLIMADKLLDSSTGLMCFDTFNFKGLIGDVQLVNGIIQPFLSVNQRRYRFRILNGGPSRFYELFLTDPNNTSTVIPFWVIANDGNLLPKPVKVTSIRASVAERFDIIVDFTQVKKLIGTHNTVRLENRLEQKDGQGPTGNILAAGTGTYCMEFQIGSKVTDYSVDPATGPTFYALPSVVTPRITRNFKFDRSNGQWVINDQFADCTQIRFTVEQNSAENWVISNPRNDWQHPIHIHFEEHQILQRSSGGRHDRSEWQYSGGYSGDGWGSRGYGSGSGSNGGTNSNGVPAVEIARKDVTRLQFDETDTLFFRFRDFVGDYPMHCHNTVHEDHAMMLIFQVQPGVIDNNQNP; via the coding sequence ATGGCAAATCCTCGTGACATCCAACGTGCGCTCTACAACCGACTGGAACTGGTCAAAGCGGGATTGACGCGGCGCGACCTGATCAAGATGGGGCTGATGACGGGCGCCGGCGTGCTCATCCCCAAGGGCGGCCTGACGCACGCCCAGACGACGAGTAGCTGGGGCAGCGGCTCCGGCTGCTATAGCAATTGCAGCCCCGGATGCAGCCCACAACCGGCAAGGGTTTTTGTTGACCCGCTGCCCATTCCGCCGGTGCTGCCGGCGCGCTCACTCACTGACGCCGGCTTGCAGTTCGGCGCTCCCCCGCAGCGATGCCCCAACAACGCGATCAATTCCGCAACCGGTCTTCCCTACGAAGGCCGCGGCCAATCCAACGGCTCACTGATTTCCGGGTCGGATTGCTTCCAGTTCTTCAACCAGTATCCGGTCCAGCAGTATTTCGTGCAGCGGATCCGGGCCAATACCAACTTCCGCATGACCTCGGACACCAACATCCCGGCACAGACCATCTGGGGATTCAACCAGGGCGGGTCGAGCGCGAGCGATGTGGCGCTGTTTCCCGGACCCACCATCGTCACGCGCTACCAGCAGCCGTGGCTGGTTCGCCGCTTCAACGAACTGCCGATACAGAGCCAGAACGGCGGCTTCGGCGTTCCAGAAATCTCTACTCACTTGCACAACTTCCACACGGCTCCAGAGAGCGATGGCGGCCCGTGCCGCTGGTTCTTCCGCGGGCAGTACTTTGATTACTACTACACCGCGCAGCAGGCGGGATTCGCCTCTGACCATCAGCCGAACGGCGACATCAATGAGTCGCTGAGTACCTTGTGGTATCACGACCACCGCATCGACCACACCGCCGAGAACACCTACAAGGGCATGGAAGGCTTCCACCTCATGTTCAACCAGTTCGACACCGGCGATGAGAGCAGCGGCTTTCATCTGCCCAGCTTTCCTGCTTACGACATCCCCCTCATCATGGCCGACAAGCTGCTGGATTCGAGCACCGGCCTGATGTGCTTCGACACCTTCAACTTCAAAGGGCTGATCGGCGACGTGCAGTTGGTCAACGGCATCATCCAGCCGTTCCTGAGCGTGAATCAACGCCGCTACCGCTTCCGCATCCTCAACGGCGGGCCGTCGCGCTTCTATGAACTGTTCCTGACCGACCCCAACAACACCAGCACGGTCATTCCCTTCTGGGTCATCGCCAATGACGGCAACTTGCTACCCAAGCCTGTGAAAGTCACCAGCATCCGAGCCAGCGTGGCCGAGCGATTCGACATCATCGTTGACTTCACTCAGGTCAAGAAGCTCATCGGCACGCACAACACCGTTCGCCTGGAGAACCGGCTGGAGCAAAAAGACGGCCAGGGGCCGACCGGCAATATTCTGGCGGCGGGCACCGGCACCTATTGCATGGAGTTCCAGATCGGCTCGAAGGTGACGGACTACAGCGTTGACCCAGCCACCGGGCCGACTTTCTACGCCCTGCCTAGCGTCGTCACGCCGCGCATCACGCGCAACTTCAAGTTCGACCGCAGCAATGGCCAATGGGTGATCAACGACCAGTTCGCCGACTGCACCCAGATTCGCTTTACGGTCGAGCAGAACAGTGCCGAGAACTGGGTCATTAGTAACCCGCGCAACGACTGGCAGCACCCCATCCACATCCATTTTGAAGAGCACCAGATCCTGCAAAGGAGTTCGGGCGGGCGCCATGACCGGTCTGAATGGCAGTATTCAGGTGGATACAGCGGCGACGGATGGGGCAGCCGCGGCTACGGCAGCGGCAGCGGCAGCAACGGCGGCACGAACTCCAACGGCGTGCCGGCCGTCGAGATCGCGAGAAAAGATGTCACCCGGCTCCAATTCGACGAGACGGATACACTCTTCTTCCGCTTCCGCGACTTCGTCGGCGACTACCCGATGCACTGCCACAACACGGTGCATGAAGATCACGCCATGATGCTCATCTTTCAGGTACAGCCTGGCGTCATCGACAACAACCAGAATCCGTAA
- a CDS encoding PLP-dependent aminotransferase family protein produces MADGEIVYDELLSVMGRGLQPNAIRKLTALLGRRDIISLAAGAPSSETFPVEALAEIAARVIRSRGQFALQYGPTRGPQSLLEAIAEMLGGRGINATPSEIVVTSGSQQGLDLAARLLIDPGDVAMVELPSYIGGIIALHNARAEMVGVRQDDAGLNIEDLREKIIVLRQAGRRVKCVYTIPNFQNPSGVTLTLERREQLVALADEFDLLIVEDDPYFDLAFSAAAHPPAMASLRPERVIYLGSFSKVLAPGLRAAYLRAPAALADKIELAKEGADLSTSVLDQAIVLEALRSGLVEKRLPELRQFYEVRCRAMLAALDQCAPASAHWTRPTGGFFILLELAAELDATALLPQALDCGVAYVPGQPFFVDGGGASTLRLAYSKETPEKISEGVARLGRVLRGEPRAEAV; encoded by the coding sequence ATGGCCGATGGAGAGATTGTCTACGACGAGCTGCTGTCGGTGATGGGCCGCGGCCTTCAGCCCAATGCCATCCGCAAGCTGACCGCACTGCTCGGACGCCGCGACATCATTTCGCTGGCGGCGGGCGCGCCGAGCAGCGAGACCTTTCCTGTCGAAGCGCTCGCCGAGATTGCCGCTCGCGTCATCCGTTCGCGCGGCCAGTTCGCCTTGCAATACGGCCCGACGCGCGGCCCGCAATCCTTGCTCGAAGCCATTGCCGAGATGCTCGGCGGGCGCGGCATCAACGCGACGCCTTCCGAGATTGTCGTCACCTCCGGCTCGCAGCAAGGGCTCGACCTGGCCGCCCGCCTGTTGATCGATCCAGGTGACGTGGCGATGGTCGAGTTGCCGAGCTACATCGGCGGCATCATCGCGCTGCACAACGCGCGCGCAGAGATGGTTGGCGTGCGGCAGGATGACGCGGGGCTGAACATCGAAGACCTGCGCGAAAAGATCATCGTCCTGCGCCAGGCCGGGCGCCGTGTCAAATGCGTCTACACCATCCCCAATTTTCAAAACCCTTCGGGCGTGACCCTCACGCTTGAGCGGCGCGAGCAACTCGTCGCGCTCGCAGACGAGTTCGACCTGTTGATTGTCGAAGACGACCCGTACTTTGATCTCGCGTTCAGCGCCGCGGCGCACCCGCCGGCAATGGCCTCGCTGCGGCCTGAGCGGGTGATCTACCTCGGCTCGTTCTCGAAGGTGCTGGCGCCGGGATTGCGCGCCGCTTACCTGCGCGCCCCCGCTGCGCTCGCCGATAAAATCGAGCTGGCGAAAGAAGGCGCAGACCTTTCGACCAGCGTGCTCGATCAGGCAATCGTGCTGGAGGCGCTGCGCTCAGGTTTGGTCGAAAAGCGCCTGCCGGAGTTGCGACAGTTTTATGAAGTGCGCTGCCGGGCGATGCTCGCGGCGCTCGACCAGTGCGCGCCGGCGTCGGCGCACTGGACACGGCCCACGGGCGGCTTTTTTATCTTGCTCGAGCTGGCCGCCGAGCTGGACGCGACCGCCTTGTTGCCGCAGGCGCTTGATTGTGGTGTCGCTTACGTTCCCGGCCAGCCGTTCTTCGTTGACGGCGGCGGCGCCAGCACCTTGCGGCTGGCTTACTCGAAAGAAACGCCGGAAAAGATCAGCGAAGGCGTCGCGCGCCTGGGCCGCGTGCTGCGTGGCGAGCCGCGCGCAGAGGCTGTATGA
- a CDS encoding Smr/MutS family protein, producing MIFDSLLKRWRRAAPRARIEADEDESVDPLDPFPDPVVIPFRDALDLHSIPPRQVRAVVEDYLTEAHARGCRGVRIIHGKGIGVQREIVRGILARTPFVTHFSDAPGEAGGWGATVVTLKRKMMNDE from the coding sequence ATGATTTTCGACTCCCTGTTGAAGCGATGGCGTCGCGCCGCGCCGCGCGCGAGGATTGAGGCCGATGAAGACGAGAGCGTTGACCCGCTCGATCCCTTTCCCGATCCCGTCGTCATTCCGTTTCGTGATGCGCTGGACCTGCATTCGATTCCGCCCCGACAGGTGCGCGCCGTCGTCGAAGACTATCTTACGGAAGCCCACGCGCGCGGCTGTCGCGGTGTGCGGATCATTCACGGCAAAGGCATCGGCGTGCAGCGCGAGATCGTCCGCGGCATTCTCGCCCGCACCCCTTTTGTAACTCACTTCTCAGATGCCCCAGGCGAGGCGGGCGGCTGGGGCGCAACGGTCGTCACGCTGAAAAGGAAAATGATGAATGATGAATGA